In a genomic window of Spirochaetota bacterium:
- a CDS encoding MoxR family ATPase: protein MQANVDIKAITAEVKEESQFVKRLSSEVGKVIVGQQDMLMKMIMGMLCDGHILIEGVPGLAKTLTIKSFADAIDASFKRIQFTPDLLPADIVGTEIYNQKSGDFTTKKGPVFANIVLADEINRSPAKVQSALLEAMQEHQVTIGDSTYKLPEPFMVLATENPIEQEGTYQLPEAQVDRFLMKIFVTYPSKDEEKLIVERMSKSEQPSCKTVVSVKDMVSARETVERIYIEEKIIDYIMDVVFATRTPAKYGLDSAHISYGASPRASIALTKLAKAHAFVRGRGFVTPEDVRVVGYDVLRHRIVPSYEAEAENITADAIIAKIFDTIEVP, encoded by the coding sequence ATGCAGGCAAATGTCGATATAAAAGCGATAACCGCGGAAGTCAAGGAAGAAAGCCAGTTCGTCAAGCGTCTCTCCTCGGAAGTAGGCAAGGTCATCGTCGGCCAGCAGGATATGCTCATGAAAATGATCATGGGCATGCTCTGCGATGGACATATTCTCATCGAAGGCGTGCCGGGGCTCGCTAAAACACTCACGATAAAGTCTTTTGCGGACGCCATCGATGCATCGTTCAAGCGCATCCAGTTCACGCCGGACCTGCTCCCGGCCGATATCGTCGGTACCGAGATCTACAATCAGAAGTCGGGCGATTTCACCACCAAAAAAGGACCGGTGTTCGCGAACATCGTGCTCGCCGATGAGATAAACCGCTCACCGGCAAAGGTACAGTCGGCGCTCCTCGAGGCGATGCAGGAACATCAGGTCACCATCGGCGATTCGACCTACAAGCTGCCCGAACCGTTCATGGTCCTCGCAACGGAGAACCCCATCGAACAGGAAGGCACCTATCAGCTCCCCGAAGCGCAGGTCGACCGCTTCCTCATGAAGATATTCGTGACCTATCCCTCCAAGGATGAAGAAAAGCTGATCGTTGAACGAATGAGCAAAAGCGAGCAGCCGTCATGCAAGACAGTGGTCAGTGTAAAAGACATGGTCAGTGCGCGGGAAACGGTGGAGCGCATTTACATCGAAGAGAAGATCATCGATTACATCATGGATGTCGTCTTCGCCACACGCACCCCTGCGAAATACGGCCTTGACAGCGCGCACATCTCGTACGGTGCATCACCGCGCGCGAGCATTGCGCTCACCAAGCTCGCCAAGGCGCATGCGTTCGTACGCGGCCGCGGCTTCGTTACACCGGAAGATGTCCGTGTCGTCGGCTATGATGTGCTGCGCCACCGTATCGTCCCGAGCTATGAGGCAGAAGCGGAGAATATCACCGCGGATGCGATCATCGCGAAGATCTTCGACACCATCGAAGTGCCGTAA